Genomic DNA from Peribacillus simplex NBRC 15720 = DSM 1321:
ACTATCGGATAAAGATCTCATTGATAAGCATATTATGCCTTCATTGATGGTTGATTTTTCAGCAGAATATAACCAGGACCTTCCCTACCTCAAAGGAAGCATTTCAAAAGAATTTATAAAAAATGAAGTGTTATCCATTAGTGAAATAGAAGCAGTTCGTTCCATTAAAGAATTAGCAGCTAAAGTACTCACAGGTTCTACCGCTCTTTTAATTGATGGATCATTGGATGCGCTGATCCTTGGAACTACAAAACTTAAAACAAGGACGATTGAAGAACCGGTATCAGAGGCATTAGTCAGAGGCCCACGGGTCGGTTTCACTGAATCATTGAGCGATAATACATCTTTTTTAAGGGGTAGTGGTGAAATTGAGAATTTATCATTAATAAAATTCCAAGTAGGAAAGCGTTCAAAAAAAGACTTGGTTGTCGCTTACATAAAAGATATTGTTGATCCCGAATTAGTTCAAGAGGTAGAAAACCGAATTAAGAAAATAGATATTGATAATGTTCCTGAATCAGGTTATGTAGAGCAACTTATCGAAGATAATTACCTTAGTCCTTTTCCGCAAGTACAGAATACAGAGCGTCCAGATCGCGTGATCGCTGCTTTAATGGAAGGTCGAGTGGCCATCTTATTAGATGGGACGCCCTTCGCTTTGATCGTTCCAGTAACATTAAGCATGATGTTACAATCACCGGAGGATTATTATGAAAGGTGGATTCCTGGTACATTCATCCGTATGCTTCGTTACATCGCGGCTATTCTGGCTCTTTTTACACCGTCTTTGTATATTGCTTTCATCTCATTTCATTCAGGGTTGATTCCGACCAAACTGGCCATCTCCATTATCGGAACCAGGTCCGGGGTTCCGTTTCCGGCACTTATCGAAGCTTTATTCATGGAAATATCCATCGAGATATTAAGGGAAGCAGGACTGCGCTTACCTAAGCCAATCGGTCCCGCAATGGGCATTGTCGGCGGTTTAATCATTGGGGAAGCTGCTGTACAGGCAGGGATTGTTAGCCCTGTTTTGGTGATTGTAGTAGCGTTAACTGCTATTTCATCATTTTCTATTCCGCACTATAGTATTGGGATTACATTACGGATTTTGCGTTTTCCAGCTATGATTTGTGCTGCCACATTTGGATTGTATGGGGTCATTCTCTTTTTTCTTTTAATGACCAGTCATTTAGTGAAATTAAAAAGCTTTGGTGTGCCTTATTTGAGTCCAGCCGTTCCTTATCGCTTAAGTGAGTGGAAAGACCTGATGGTTCGCATGCCACTTATGATGATGAAAAGCCGTCCAAAGATGTTGCATACAAAAAACCCCATGCGTAAAGGATAATCTATTGGTGAAAGGGTGGTTAAAGAATGATTCTCAGTCCGAAAGACAAAATCACAACTCCTCAAGCAGCTGTCATTGTCATCAACTTCATACTCGGCACAGGATTACTCACCCTACCCAGATCAGCTACAGAGAAGGTACATACACCAGATGTATGGATAAGCGTTATTTTTGGCGGAGTTATCGCGATAATCGCGGGGGTGATCATGGTCAAATTAAGCCAACAGTTTCCCGAAAAAACCTTTTATCAATACATCAATGATATTGTTGGAAAATGGGTGGGTAGGTTACTCAGTTTGGTTGTAATCTGCTATTTTCTTATGACTTCCGGGTTTCAGCTCCGTTCAATGGCGGAGGTAGTAAGGTATTTACTTCTTGAAGGTACCCCTACTTGGGCAATTACCATGATTTTCATGTGGGTAGGTCTTTATCTCATCATCGGTGGCATTAACCCGATCGCCCGTCTTTTTGAGATTATATTACCTTTGACAGTTATCCTTTTTTTGGCTGTTACCTTTATGAGCTTTAAAATATTTGAGATCGATAATCTGCGTCCTGTATTAGGAGACGGAGTCATCCCTGTACTAAAAGGAGTAAAAACAACCGCTCTCGCTTTTTCAGGGCCTGAAATCATGCTACTGCTTGTTCCGTTTATGAATCAGCCAAAAAAAGCAGTAAAAGCCCTGCTTGTAGGAGTTTCCATTCCATTGATTTTTTATGTAATAACGGTCGTAATGGTTATCGGGGCATTATCTGTTGATGGAGTGGTCCTGAGAACATGGCCGACACTTGATCTTATACGGAGTTTTGAAATCTCCGGTTTGATCTTTGAACGGTTTGAATCTTTATTGCTCGGGGTTTGGATCATGCAAATATTCGCCACATTTACCATAACCTACTTTGCAGCCGCTTTAGGGCTGGCTCAACTTACGAAAAAGAGCATTCACCCATTTATGTTTGGCTTGCTCCCAATTCTCTACATCATTGCCATGATACCGAGAAATATCAATGACCTATTTAAACAAGGAGATTTCGTCGGCAATATCGCCTTGTTATTATTTGGTTTACTCCCGCTTCTCCTGCTTATCATCTCAAGAATTAAGGGAGGGAAATATGAAACAATCACATAGCAATATACGCCCCCTCTTCATTTCCCTCTTCGTTCTTTTGTTCTTATTCCTTACAGGATGTTGGAGCAGTCATGAAATCGAAGAGCAAAGTTTAGGTATAGGTTTGGCATTCGATAAAGGCAAGCAGTCCTCCATCGAGAAAAAGTTAAACGAACAAGGGGATGGTTATTCAAAAAAGGACCTGATTACTGGAACCTATCAATTTATCACTCCACAAGTAGCAAGTTCAACAACGAAACAATCAGGACCACAACAAAAATCTTATGTTAACGTTTCTGAAACTGGAGATTCGTTCCATCAAATGGTTCGTGAAATATCATTGAGAAGTGAACAACCCGTAACCGCTCACCATATGAAAGTGGTTGTTATCGGCGAAGATCTTGCAAAATCGTATAGATTGGAACAATTACTTGATCAAAACTTTCGAGAAAGTGAAGTTAGACCAAGCTGTCTTGTGCTCATAAGTAAAGGAAGAGCAAGCAAGACACTGGAAACAAAGAAAGCAGGAGAAATTCCAGCGTTTCGTCTGGCTGGCATTGTAGAAAATGCATATCGAACAGCGAGGATTTTACCTCCCATGTCTCATATTAAAGTAGAAAGCAAAATCAAATCAGGATCTAGTTTTCTAATGCAAAAAGTTCTATCAGCGGATGGGCAAGTCAAATTTGCTGGAGCTGCCGTGATTGATGGAAAGACACACAAAATGGCTGGTACTTTGAATGAGGAAGAACTGGAGGGCGTAACATGGATTACAGGTAAGGGGAAAGGCGGTGTAGTGAAAAGCTTTTATAAAGAAACCGGTCAGCTGATTGTGTATGAAATAGAGTCCATGAAAAGCACTATCATACCTCGAGTTACAGGAAACAACATCTCTTTTGATGTAAACATTGAATCCGTGGGTAGACTGTCTGAAAATTGGGTAGTTTCGGGAAATACTTTTAAAAATGAATTTCTCAAAAAAGCAGAAAAATCATCTGAAAAAGAAGTGAAACGCTTGGTAGGGAATGTAATAGAAAAAATGCAAAAAGAATACCAACTGGACGTTGCTGGCTTCGGAAATCGATTGAGAATTGAGCACCCAAAAGTATGGAATAAGGTCAAAAAGGATTGGGACCAAACATTTAGTGAAACTCAGATCAACTACGATGTAAAATTAACCATTAATGATTATGGAACATCAGGAGGATCAAAGAAGTGAACCCTCAGGATATAGAGCTTCTAGCATTAAATGTTGAAAATGAAAACTTTTTCTTAAACATTATAAAGTACCATGGGAAGCTATTAAACGGTGACCATGGGAATACAAATACGATGAGCATGAAAAGGCCTCCCACAGTATACTGTGGGAGGCCTTTAACTTTAAAGTGAGTTATTTTCCACTCACGGCCCTTTTTAGATAAAACCTTAACCGATGCACCAGGTGGGACATCTACCATTTATAACACTCAAATAGCTTCTTTATTTATTCATATCCTAAATTTATTACGTGGTGTTATCGACTTCGTGCACTATCTGTTGTGTGTTTACGAAAATATTTTTCGTTTAACATATCTTCCTAAATTTTTTTAGCGAAAGATCAGCTTAATTCCACTTTAGTAATTTCACTTAAATAAACCCCATTTAAAATCGAGTCTTCGTCTGCAACAACATATTCAATAACAGTCGGGCTTAAGGTTCGAATATAAACAAAAGCTGAATCATCTACATGCTCAATTCGAAGCTTTTTCCTCTGTGCCTGCTTAATATCAAGCTGGTTGGTACTAGCTTCCGGCAGGCTTGTGTAATAAAGTTCAAAATCTTCTTCTGACGCATCAATGAAAAGATGCCATATGTTATACTCTTCTTCTTGATCAATCACTGTTTTTAACTTCCCTTTTCTCCCGATGCCAAGAAAATACTTGAACTTTGATTCACCATTCACCATATCGCGGTCAATAACTTTTATACTTCCGCCTTTTCTGCTTTGTACAAGTCCAAAAGCTACGCCTGTTTTTCCCGTAGGAGCTGTTAAAATATCTCGGTTAACCACTCTGTTTCTCTCTTCTTGCTTTAAATAAGCGCCTTCTGTCCCCAGTGGTGGAAGAATCTCAAAAAGATTATCAGACACTTCCCCCCAGTTTTGAGTGTTCTGTACTTCCCTTTCAATCCATTTATTAAATAGATTCATAACGACCGGGGATTTACTTGAATTACCCGCAAGCAGTATATTTACTTTATTAATTTTGCCGGGTTCTGACCGGGCAAAAGCGCGCCTTAATGACTCAAAGAAATTTTTAATGCCTTTTTCAATTCTTTCCTCAATCAGTTGTTCCATTTCATCTTGATCGATCAAAAGTTCCACATTGAGTTTTGCGTGGCCGGCTTTGTCAAACAAGTCTGCCCGAATCATGCCTTTTCCAAACTGTTCTTCATACCGTTCATGTCTTTCCCAAAGTGGCCTTAATTTTTCTACCAATTGTTTCGTATTTAAATAGGATTCTTGTGACTCATTAATCAGCGTTTCACTTCCGGGAAATTTCACACATTCTGCTGGGAGAGTAAAAGGAATATTTAGCTCACGCATTGTTCTTTGATTGTTTTTAAACACTTGGAACGCCAAAAGCTCTAGCACGTTCTCTCCGCCTAAATAACGGTCCCCGCCCGCTGCAAAATGCTCAATGACATAATCATATCTGCTTTCTTTCAAGCCCGCTTCACGCCAAATACCAAAATCAAAATCTGTCGTTCCTCCACCAAAATCAAACACACCGTAGTACGTTTTTTCATCCTCTTCCGGTTCAAACCCGTATTCCTGTAAGGCACAAACGGCATAGGCAGCAGGTTCACTAGCCCCAGCGGTGACACGAAACTTTTTCATTAATTCTTCATCCTGCTGAATCGGCATAGGAAGCGTCTTTTTTAACCCACGCTCAAAACACTTTAGAATTTTTTCTCTTACCTCTTTTTCATACGTCACCGGGAAAGATAAGGTGTAGTCCAGGTAAATTCCATTGTTCTGGTTATTGATATACAAACCGAGGTAGTAGGCGTATAACTCAATTGGGTTGATTTCCTGATCGGTTAAGTCCAGAAAGGAACGCAGTACAACGGCATATCCCCTCTTGTCTTTTAATCGGAGTTCGTTTTTCTTTTCTCCAGCCCACTGCTTTAGATTATTCAATATGGAATAATAATGGTCACTCTTTCCATTCATCAAGTTGTTAAGGGCATTGTGGGAAACCGTCACATCCTGCCACCTTGTATCTGGTCTTCCTTCTTTTTCTTGATAAAGCTCCAGGAAATGTTCTAAATCAATAAATTCAATCACGGTTGGATTTTCATAATGCCAGTCTTGTACTTCCGTGTTAAGGTAGCCAACCCCAATACGCATGGGAAGAGTAAAATCACTTTCTTCTTGATGAACGACCACTGTACTTTTCGTTCCAAAATCAATGCCAACTATGCCGTCCTCCCTAATATCCAATTTAGGGTTTCTGGCCATTATTTCTTCGTTCAGTTTTATCGTTAAAGGTTTTTCATCAGAGTGGACAGGCCATAAATCCCAATGTCCTCGGTTTGGATCTATTAACATCTTTTCATCATATGTATCAATATCAGCTCTTACTTTTTCAGAGTTTAAAAGTTTCACATAAAACGTCTTGGAATCGATAGCTATTGATGGCAATTCTTTTAGAAAACTTTCATGAT
This window encodes:
- a CDS encoding biotin/lipoyl-containing protein, with the protein product MTSIIVPEIEEGIEKILLVQWYKQPGDYITVGESLAKFSCEGIEFDLFSEKEGTLKELHVAEDTIVKIGDLICYLDSGEALSGELLKEVEEQEIIEDKEPLENVTSLAEKNNIDSSIYLMNKNEEQDLYSPDSQTVPVSAISMTYKEVRSLISHLYQSAEETFFKDEAGFFQDIKKMLRSRWVYMNNGNVIYDHNIAALFPYRKYYELMDEDFDYKKHLDVAGFIGDAMTREEAAKSFNTTDHPVYKKIIALDDYSTSKNPSISRIFANQATNSSKSIAFKFNGYDIQSFDVVNQKNNLLGKGFFVPVFRLNGENAFEINDQMALHLWLENRLVPSGLSAERQKEYDYLLALYQLKGLDHESFLKELPSIAIDSKTFYVKLLNSEKVRADIDTYDEKMLIDPNRGHWDLWPVHSDEKPLTIKLNEEIMARNPKLDIREDGIVGIDFGTKSTVVVHQEESDFTLPMRIGVGYLNTEVQDWHYENPTVIEFIDLEHFLELYQEKEGRPDTRWQDVTVSHNALNNLMNGKSDHYYSILNNLKQWAGEKKNELRLKDKRGYAVVLRSFLDLTDQEINPIELYAYYLGLYINNQNNGIYLDYTLSFPVTYEKEVREKILKCFERGLKKTLPMPIQQDEELMKKFRVTAGASEPAAYAVCALQEYGFEPEEDEKTYYGVFDFGGGTTDFDFGIWREAGLKESRYDYVIEHFAAGGDRYLGGENVLELLAFQVFKNNQRTMRELNIPFTLPAECVKFPGSETLINESQESYLNTKQLVEKLRPLWERHERYEEQFGKGMIRADLFDKAGHAKLNVELLIDQDEMEQLIEERIEKGIKNFFESLRRAFARSEPGKINKVNILLAGNSSKSPVVMNLFNKWIEREVQNTQNWGEVSDNLFEILPPLGTEGAYLKQEERNRVVNRDILTAPTGKTGVAFGLVQSRKGGSIKVIDRDMVNGESKFKYFLGIGRKGKLKTVIDQEEEYNIWHLFIDASEEDFELYYTSLPEASTNQLDIKQAQRKKLRIEHVDDSAFVYIRTLSPTVIEYVVADEDSILNGVYLSEITKVELS
- a CDS encoding spore germination protein, producing the protein MILSPKDKITTPQAAVIVINFILGTGLLTLPRSATEKVHTPDVWISVIFGGVIAIIAGVIMVKLSQQFPEKTFYQYINDIVGKWVGRLLSLVVICYFLMTSGFQLRSMAEVVRYLLLEGTPTWAITMIFMWVGLYLIIGGINPIARLFEIILPLTVILFLAVTFMSFKIFEIDNLRPVLGDGVIPVLKGVKTTALAFSGPEIMLLLVPFMNQPKKAVKALLVGVSIPLIFYVITVVMVIGALSVDGVVLRTWPTLDLIRSFEISGLIFERFESLLLGVWIMQIFATFTITYFAAALGLAQLTKKSIHPFMFGLLPILYIIAMIPRNINDLFKQGDFVGNIALLLFGLLPLLLLIISRIKGGKYETIT
- a CDS encoding spore germination protein: MKEWISKISKKGKGNDKDKQEAYTSQDTTCQFTDNINFNLDCVKQEIGHNWDVHFREFNLGRTGIRSVIIFADGLSDKDLIDKHIMPSLMVDFSAEYNQDLPYLKGSISKEFIKNEVLSISEIEAVRSIKELAAKVLTGSTALLIDGSLDALILGTTKLKTRTIEEPVSEALVRGPRVGFTESLSDNTSFLRGSGEIENLSLIKFQVGKRSKKDLVVAYIKDIVDPELVQEVENRIKKIDIDNVPESGYVEQLIEDNYLSPFPQVQNTERPDRVIAALMEGRVAILLDGTPFALIVPVTLSMMLQSPEDYYERWIPGTFIRMLRYIAAILALFTPSLYIAFISFHSGLIPTKLAISIIGTRSGVPFPALIEALFMEISIEILREAGLRLPKPIGPAMGIVGGLIIGEAAVQAGIVSPVLVIVVALTAISSFSIPHYSIGITLRILRFPAMICAATFGLYGVILFFLLMTSHLVKLKSFGVPYLSPAVPYRLSEWKDLMVRMPLMMMKSRPKMLHTKNPMRKG
- a CDS encoding Ger(x)C family spore germination protein, which encodes MKQSHSNIRPLFISLFVLLFLFLTGCWSSHEIEEQSLGIGLAFDKGKQSSIEKKLNEQGDGYSKKDLITGTYQFITPQVASSTTKQSGPQQKSYVNVSETGDSFHQMVREISLRSEQPVTAHHMKVVVIGEDLAKSYRLEQLLDQNFRESEVRPSCLVLISKGRASKTLETKKAGEIPAFRLAGIVENAYRTARILPPMSHIKVESKIKSGSSFLMQKVLSADGQVKFAGAAVIDGKTHKMAGTLNEEELEGVTWITGKGKGGVVKSFYKETGQLIVYEIESMKSTIIPRVTGNNISFDVNIESVGRLSENWVVSGNTFKNEFLKKAEKSSEKEVKRLVGNVIEKMQKEYQLDVAGFGNRLRIEHPKVWNKVKKDWDQTFSETQINYDVKLTINDYGTSGGSKK